The following are encoded in a window of Pseudomonas sp. St316 genomic DNA:
- a CDS encoding PvdJ/PvdD/PvdP-like protein: MTISRRWFMAGLALTGAAVPAVYYGHRELTRPDPTITPGEASFDVADVAGQRRADTLRGIWTIRFTGRDAGLDGLPRDDLQLFLDIGQRGRGLVGYLDTAERLRGTDEPRYRVLGDLAGTDPKQLSWRLMSARQGAPDYEFTMTLDEVWAGFGNAGSATLSGRVWRLDRLLALPEQDNHFIALKQRFPEARERTPLSPALLAWLVSPEHRLFHQLWHATRDKWHTLDEDKRNALRGIGWQPGPRDQERDARGPRKDRNGSGIDFFFMHRHMLGTARSIQPLPSWSRFPLPQPELERDHQGFARYFDNHDGTALPPTWLADGDEQYARWVSDIKTAETYHSNFQVWESRYRDPRYLAKLTLGQFGSEVELGLHDWLHMRWASVPRDPSNGHPVPFARDPDDFAARWYAPENDFLGDPFSSHVSPVFWAFHGWIDDRLEDWFRAHERFHPGEVSRLEVNGVPWFAPGRWVEIADPWLGPDTHGCSTTPGLQVGRSVEMDPETMKLALRITFGSDDKKLSELFRRVPQRPWYARNLKSKPV; the protein is encoded by the coding sequence ATGACGATTTCTCGACGATGGTTCATGGCAGGCCTGGCGCTGACCGGTGCCGCCGTGCCTGCGGTGTATTACGGGCATCGCGAACTGACCCGGCCGGACCCGACCATCACTCCCGGCGAGGCCTCGTTCGACGTGGCCGACGTAGCGGGCCAGCGTCGGGCCGATACATTGCGGGGCATCTGGACGATCCGTTTCACCGGCCGCGACGCTGGCCTCGACGGCTTGCCCCGGGACGATCTGCAACTATTCCTCGATATCGGCCAAAGGGGTCGTGGTCTGGTGGGCTACCTCGATACCGCCGAGCGCTTGCGCGGCACCGATGAGCCGCGTTATCGGGTGTTGGGCGACCTGGCCGGAACCGACCCGAAGCAACTGAGCTGGCGGCTGATGAGTGCTCGACAGGGCGCGCCGGACTACGAATTCACCATGACCCTGGACGAAGTCTGGGCCGGTTTCGGCAATGCCGGCAGCGCCACCCTCAGTGGTCGTGTGTGGCGCCTGGACCGACTCTTGGCGCTGCCTGAACAGGACAATCATTTCATCGCCCTCAAACAGCGTTTCCCCGAGGCCCGGGAGCGCACGCCGTTGAGCCCGGCACTGCTGGCCTGGCTGGTGTCACCCGAGCATCGGCTGTTCCACCAGCTCTGGCACGCCACCCGGGACAAATGGCACACCCTGGACGAGGACAAGCGCAACGCACTGCGCGGTATCGGCTGGCAGCCCGGTCCCAGGGACCAGGAACGTGACGCCCGTGGCCCGCGCAAGGATCGCAACGGTTCAGGCATCGACTTCTTTTTCATGCACCGGCACATGCTCGGCACGGCGCGTTCGATCCAGCCGCTGCCGTCGTGGTCGCGCTTCCCGCTGCCGCAACCGGAACTGGAGCGTGATCACCAGGGGTTCGCCCGCTATTTCGATAACCACGACGGCACCGCCTTGCCGCCTACTTGGTTGGCCGACGGCGACGAGCAATACGCCCGGTGGGTCAGCGACATCAAGACCGCCGAGACCTACCACAGCAATTTCCAGGTCTGGGAATCGCGCTACCGCGACCCGCGCTACCTGGCGAAATTGACCCTCGGCCAGTTTGGTTCGGAAGTGGAACTGGGCCTGCACGACTGGCTGCACATGCGCTGGGCCTCGGTGCCGCGCGACCCATCCAACGGCCATCCAGTGCCGTTCGCCCGCGACCCGGACGACTTCGCCGCGCGCTGGTACGCACCGGAAAACGACTTCCTCGGCGATCCGTTTTCCTCCCATGTGAGCCCGGTGTTCTGGGCCTTCCACGGTTGGATCGACGACCGTCTCGAAGATTGGTTTCGTGCCCACGAACGCTTCCACCCGGGCGAGGTGAGTCGGCTTGAAGTCAACGGCGTGCCCTGGTTCGCCCCGGGCCGCTGGGTGGAAATCGCCGACCCTTGGCTGGGCCCGGACACCCACGGTTGCAGCACCACGCCTGGGTTGCAGGTTGGACGCTCGGTGGAAATGGACCCGGAAACCATGAAACTGGCGCTGCGCATCACCTTTGGCAGCGATGACAAAAAGCTTTCCGAGCTGTTTCGCCGCGTGCCGCAACGACCGTGGTATGCACGGAACCTCAAATCCAAGCCGGTGTGA
- the pvdM gene encoding pyoverdine-tailoring dipeptidase-like protein PvdM, giving the protein MTKPRSKKALFIGVPLALALAVGGGLAAWDYGWRDNPGYPVKVMKEAKELHERLLSFDSHITVPLDFGTAGNEADKDGSGQFDLVKANRGQLSGAALTVFGWPEIWNGLNAPHKPTAGFVEEARNQQEVRYKIITGLVRDFPNQVAIAYTPDDFRRLHGEGKFAIFISMLNAYPLGHDLSLLDLWTERGMRMFGFSYIGNNDWADSSRPLPFFNDSPDALGGLSEIGKQAVTRLNDLGVIIDVSQMSSQALEQVAQLSRTPLVASHSAPRAMVDIPRNLSDKELQLIKASGGVVQIVGFSQYLRPLTQKTQDKLNALRERFGLPPLPNLAMALMPGDPIIAAWPEQKFGEYAGQLYAILEDEPKASLKDLGDAIDYTVRKIGIDHVGISSDFNEGGGVKGWENVGDIRNVTAELLTRGYSEADIAKLWGGNFLRVWDQVQQAAKPSLASNQKAVQP; this is encoded by the coding sequence ATGACAAAACCACGTTCGAAAAAGGCTCTTTTCATCGGCGTGCCCCTGGCCCTGGCGCTGGCCGTGGGTGGCGGCCTGGCGGCCTGGGACTATGGGTGGCGGGACAACCCCGGCTACCCGGTCAAGGTGATGAAAGAGGCCAAGGAGCTGCACGAGCGCCTGCTGTCCTTCGACAGCCACATCACCGTGCCGCTGGACTTCGGCACCGCCGGCAACGAAGCCGACAAGGACGGCAGCGGCCAGTTCGACCTGGTGAAAGCCAATCGCGGGCAGCTATCCGGCGCAGCGCTGACCGTGTTCGGCTGGCCCGAGATCTGGAACGGCCTCAACGCCCCGCACAAGCCCACCGCCGGCTTCGTCGAAGAGGCGCGCAACCAGCAGGAAGTGCGCTACAAGATCATCACCGGCCTGGTCCGCGACTTCCCCAACCAGGTCGCCATCGCCTACACCCCGGATGATTTCCGGCGCCTGCATGGCGAAGGCAAGTTCGCGATCTTCATCAGCATGCTCAACGCCTATCCCCTCGGCCATGACCTGAGCCTGCTGGACCTGTGGACGGAGCGGGGGATGCGCATGTTCGGTTTCAGCTACATTGGCAACAACGACTGGGCCGACTCCTCCCGTCCGCTGCCGTTCTTCAACGACTCACCCGACGCCCTCGGCGGCCTCTCGGAGATCGGCAAGCAGGCGGTCACGCGTCTGAACGACCTGGGCGTGATCATCGACGTGTCGCAAATGTCGTCCCAGGCCCTGGAGCAAGTCGCGCAACTGAGCCGCACGCCGCTGGTGGCCTCTCATTCGGCGCCACGGGCCATGGTGGATATCCCGCGCAACCTCAGCGACAAGGAACTGCAGCTGATCAAGGCCAGCGGCGGCGTGGTGCAGATCGTCGGTTTCTCCCAGTACCTGCGCCCACTGACGCAAAAGACCCAGGACAAACTCAACGCCCTGCGCGAACGCTTCGGCCTGCCGCCACTGCCCAACCTGGCGATGGCGCTGATGCCCGGCGACCCGATCATCGCCGCTTGGCCGGAACAGAAATTCGGCGAATACGCCGGCCAGCTCTACGCCATCCTCGAAGACGAACCCAAGGCCAGCCTCAAGGACCTGGGCGATGCCATCGACTACACGGTGCGCAAGATCGGCATCGACCACGTCGGCATCAGCTCGGACTTCAACGAAGGCGGTGGAGTGAAGGGATGGGAGAACGTCGGCGACATCCGCAACGTCACCGCCGAACTGCTGACACGCGGCTACTCCGAAGCCGACATTGCCAAGCTGTGGGGCGGCAATTTCCTGCGGGTCTGGGATCAGGTCCAGCAAGCCGCAAAACCCTCATTGGCCTCGAACCAGAAGGCCGTCCAGCCATGA